Proteins encoded together in one Gemmatimonadetes bacterium T265 window:
- a CDS encoding isoprenyl transferase yields the protein MDEASADELLARVRASGDVPRHVAVIMDGNGRWARQRLLPRPVGHRSGMKSVRDVVSGALEAGVEFLSLYAFSQENWQRPAPEVGALMSLLEEYIAREVDELRERGVRVRVLGDLSRLTGAPLRAVQHVTAETAHNERLTLNLFISYGSRAELLDAVRAIAADVAAGRVRPEELREEHVAARLYTAGIPDPDLLIRTSGEQRLSNFLLWQIAYTELFISPVLWPDFGRGELFEAITAYQARERRFGRVSA from the coding sequence GTGGACGAGGCGTCCGCCGACGAGCTGCTCGCGCGCGTTCGCGCGAGCGGCGACGTGCCGCGGCACGTCGCGGTGATCATGGACGGGAACGGGCGGTGGGCGCGGCAACGGCTGCTGCCGCGCCCGGTCGGCCACCGTTCCGGCATGAAGTCGGTACGCGACGTCGTCAGCGGCGCGCTCGAGGCGGGCGTTGAATTCCTGTCGCTCTACGCGTTCTCGCAGGAGAACTGGCAGCGTCCCGCGCCGGAGGTCGGCGCGCTCATGTCGCTGCTCGAGGAGTACATCGCGCGCGAAGTCGACGAACTGCGCGAGCGCGGCGTGCGCGTCCGCGTCCTCGGCGACCTGTCGCGCCTGACCGGGGCACCGCTGCGCGCCGTCCAACACGTCACGGCCGAAACCGCGCACAACGAGCGCCTCACGCTCAACCTGTTCATTTCGTACGGCTCGCGCGCCGAGCTGCTCGACGCCGTCCGCGCGATCGCCGCCGACGTGGCGGCGGGGCGCGTCCGCCCCGAGGAGTTGCGCGAGGAGCACGTCGCGGCCCGGCTGTACACCGCCGGGATCCCCGATCCCGACCTGCTCATCCGCACGTCGGGCGAGCAGCGGCTCTCGAACTTCCTGCTCTGGCAGATCGCGTACACGGAGCTGTTCATCTCGCCCGTCCTCTGGCCGGACTTCGGGCGCGGCGAGCTGTTCGAGGCGATCACCGCGTACCAGGCCCGCGAGCGGCGGTTCGGGCGCGTCTCCGCGTGA